In a single window of the Bacillus clarus genome:
- a CDS encoding ABC transporter ATP-binding protein: MTLAIEMKDVMKSFNEKTALRNVNIEVKQGEIFGFLGPSGSGKTTTVKILTSQLLHSAGTVRVLGKDITGPSSIDYKRIGILTDNSGLYERLSIYDNLLLFCDLYDCKKERIDEVLSQVNLLEDKKTPVKKLSKGMKQRVTLARAILHKPDILFLDEPTSALDPVNVQNIHKILKDLNKEGTTIFLTTHNMDEAETLCNRIAFLCGGEIVALDTPEDLRLKYAKDKIEVVLKDKKKETVQKDELGAKRISEWMGKGELLSIHSYEPTLGDIFIEVTGRGL; the protein is encoded by the coding sequence ATGACATTGGCAATTGAAATGAAAGATGTAATGAAAAGTTTTAATGAAAAAACAGCACTTCGAAATGTAAATATTGAAGTGAAACAAGGTGAGATTTTCGGATTCCTTGGACCGAGCGGATCCGGGAAAACAACGACAGTGAAAATCTTAACTTCTCAATTACTTCATAGTGCTGGAACAGTGAGAGTGTTAGGAAAAGACATTACAGGGCCAAGCAGCATCGATTATAAACGAATTGGTATTTTAACAGATAATAGCGGTTTATATGAAAGACTTAGCATTTATGATAACTTACTGTTATTTTGCGACTTATATGATTGTAAAAAAGAACGGATTGATGAAGTGTTATCACAAGTGAACTTATTAGAAGATAAAAAAACACCAGTGAAAAAATTATCAAAAGGGATGAAACAACGTGTAACGTTAGCAAGAGCAATTCTTCATAAACCAGATATTCTTTTCTTAGATGAACCAACATCTGCCTTAGACCCAGTAAACGTACAAAACATCCACAAAATCTTAAAAGACTTAAATAAAGAAGGAACAACGATTTTCTTAACAACGCACAATATGGACGAAGCAGAAACGCTTTGTAATCGCATTGCCTTCTTATGTGGAGGGGAAATTGTAGCACTTGATACACCAGAAGATCTTCGTTTAAAATACGCGAAAGATAAAATTGAAGTCGTTTTAAAAGACAAGAAGAAAGAAACGGTACAAAAAGATGAATTAGGTGCAAAACGTATTTCAGAATGGATGGGAAAAGGCGAATTACTATCCATTCATTCTTACGAGCCAACGTTAGGCGATATCTTTATTGAAGTGACTGGGAGGGGACTATAA
- a CDS encoding LytTR family transcriptional regulator DNA-binding domain-containing protein, protein MALLELKQLGKTNQLPVIELGIDKGQCVVLQCNNHIAKVLHRIIIGEEEASSGNVLFEGEAIGKKMYSRIGFCFLKDEAYDRLKVKEYFSFISGLYESNMSIEEVVQYVGLLDKLNVKIEKLSFSEKRRLHIGRVIIHNPDLIILEEPEQNVDIESTIIIRKAIMKMKEQGKAIFITSSFLSDALSLTEDVYILNQDGVKKIEIEREEIEKVDEEKVVQMIPQMKLERIPAKVNDKIILLDPMEIHFIETQNGVTHIHVREGNFGCALTLSELEARLTGFGFFRCHRSYLVNLQRVREVITWTRNSFSLILDDERKSSIPLSKGRMDELKGVIGL, encoded by the coding sequence ATGGCGTTACTGGAGTTAAAACAGTTGGGGAAGACGAATCAGTTACCAGTTATTGAACTAGGAATTGATAAAGGACAATGTGTTGTATTACAGTGTAATAATCATATTGCCAAAGTTTTGCACCGTATTATTATCGGTGAAGAAGAAGCTTCTTCCGGAAATGTTTTATTTGAAGGAGAAGCGATTGGAAAGAAGATGTATTCGCGAATTGGTTTTTGTTTTTTGAAAGATGAAGCATACGACCGATTGAAAGTAAAAGAGTACTTTTCTTTTATATCAGGATTGTATGAATCAAATATGAGTATAGAAGAAGTAGTACAATATGTCGGCCTCCTAGATAAGTTAAACGTTAAAATAGAAAAACTATCATTTTCTGAAAAACGCCGTCTTCATATTGGCAGGGTCATAATTCATAACCCAGATTTAATCATATTAGAAGAGCCGGAACAAAACGTAGATATAGAGAGTACGATTATTATTCGAAAAGCGATTATGAAGATGAAAGAACAAGGGAAGGCAATCTTTATTACATCATCGTTTTTATCGGATGCACTTTCTTTAACAGAGGATGTATACATATTGAATCAAGATGGTGTGAAAAAAATAGAAATTGAGCGGGAAGAAATTGAAAAAGTCGATGAAGAAAAAGTAGTACAAATGATTCCACAAATGAAACTTGAAAGAATACCAGCGAAAGTAAATGACAAAATCATTTTGCTCGATCCGATGGAGATTCATTTCATTGAAACGCAAAATGGGGTGACGCATATTCATGTGCGTGAAGGGAATTTTGGATGCGCGTTAACATTAAGTGAATTAGAAGCAAGATTAACAGGATTCGGATTTTTTAGATGTCATCGTTCTTATCTCGTTAACTTACAAAGAGTACGAGAAGTAATTACTTGGACGCGTAATAGTTTCAGTTTAATTTTGGATGATGAACGAAAAAGTTCAATTCCACTTTCAAAAGGAAGAATGGATGAATTAAAAGGTGTAATTGGACTCTAA
- the spoIID gene encoding stage II sporulation protein D, whose protein sequence is MKISKPLCITMALLIALVIIVPAVLVIPFAKAKVNVSEPSKNPPAMQSVPAPGKVNTAVQVAVFRDKQKKVETLPMEEYVTGVVASEMNVSFEVEALKAQALAARTFVVQRMLSGSKKDNADVTDTVKDQVYKSKDELKKQWGSNYENNLKKIEEAVSKTAGQVLTYEGNPITAQFFSTSNGYTENAADYWGSDYPYLKSVDSPWDQASPKFTSEQTFTVADFQKRLGVKVLANGKVGNIKDRTEGKRVKDVEFQGKTLTGKEVREKLDLRSSDFAWKQQGNNIIVTTKGFGHGVGMSQYGANGMAKEGKAYTDIVAHYYKGVEIKTMNDYEGKLMVKR, encoded by the coding sequence ATGAAAATTTCAAAGCCACTTTGCATAACAATGGCGCTTTTAATAGCGCTCGTTATCATTGTACCAGCCGTACTTGTCATTCCGTTTGCAAAAGCGAAGGTAAACGTGAGCGAGCCTTCTAAAAATCCTCCAGCTATGCAGAGCGTACCAGCTCCAGGGAAGGTGAATACAGCGGTTCAGGTTGCTGTATTCCGTGATAAGCAGAAGAAGGTAGAAACGTTGCCTATGGAAGAGTATGTGACAGGTGTAGTAGCTTCTGAGATGAACGTCAGCTTCGAAGTAGAGGCATTAAAGGCACAGGCATTAGCGGCGAGGACATTCGTTGTACAGCGTATGCTAAGCGGAAGTAAGAAAGATAATGCGGATGTGACAGATACGGTCAAGGATCAAGTGTATAAAAGTAAAGACGAGTTAAAGAAGCAGTGGGGCAGTAACTATGAAAATAATTTAAAGAAGATTGAGGAAGCAGTATCTAAAACAGCCGGACAAGTTTTAACGTATGAGGGGAATCCGATTACGGCACAGTTTTTCTCAACGAGCAATGGTTATACAGAAAATGCAGCTGATTATTGGGGAAGTGATTATCCGTACTTAAAGAGTGTAGATAGCCCTTGGGATCAAGCATCTCCGAAATTTACGAGTGAACAAACGTTTACTGTAGCTGATTTTCAAAAACGTCTCGGTGTGAAAGTACTCGCAAACGGAAAGGTTGGTAATATTAAAGACCGCACAGAGGGAAAACGTGTAAAGGATGTAGAGTTTCAAGGTAAAACATTAACAGGAAAAGAAGTACGTGAGAAACTGGATTTACGCTCTTCTGATTTCGCGTGGAAACAACAAGGAAATAACATTATCGTCACAACAAAAGGGTTCGGTCACGGCGTTGGAATGAGCCAATACGGTGCAAATGGAATGGCGAAAGAAGGAAAAGCATACACAGATATTGTTGCTCATTACTATAAAGGTGTCGAAATAAAAACGATGAACGATTACGAAGGAAAACTAATGGTGAAGAGATAG
- the murA gene encoding UDP-N-acetylglucosamine 1-carboxyvinyltransferase, producing MEKIIVRGGKRLNGTVRVEGAKNAVLPIIAAALLASDGKNVLSEVPVLSDVYTINEVLRHLNAEVVFENNQVTIDSSKELNIEAPFEYVRKMRASVQVMGPLLARNGRARIALPGGCAIGSRPIDQHLKGFEAMGAKVKVGNGFVEAYVDGELKGAKIYLDFPSVGATENIMSAATLAKGTTILENAAKEPEIVDLANFLNAMGAKVRGAGTGTIRIEGVDKLYGANHSIIPDRIEAGTFMVAAAITGGDILIENAVPEHLRSITAKMEEMGVQVIEENEGVRVIGPSKLKAVDIKTMPHPGFPTDMQSQMMALLLHADGTSMITETVFENRFMHVEEFRRMNADIKIEGRSVIMNGPNNLQGAEVAATDLRAAAALILAGLVSEGYTRVTELKHLDRGYVNFHEKLAALGATIERINEKVEEVKEQEVSDLHA from the coding sequence TTGGAAAAAATCATCGTCCGTGGCGGAAAGCGGTTGAACGGCACAGTGCGTGTTGAGGGCGCAAAAAATGCTGTATTACCTATAATCGCTGCAGCCCTATTAGCGAGTGATGGAAAGAATGTACTATCTGAAGTACCAGTATTGTCTGATGTATACACTATTAACGAGGTATTACGTCATTTAAATGCTGAAGTCGTATTTGAAAATAACCAAGTAACAATCGATTCTTCTAAAGAATTAAACATCGAAGCACCATTTGAATATGTACGTAAAATGCGTGCATCTGTTCAAGTAATGGGGCCATTATTAGCACGTAACGGTCGTGCTCGTATTGCACTTCCTGGTGGATGTGCAATTGGTTCACGTCCAATTGATCAACATTTAAAAGGCTTCGAAGCAATGGGAGCGAAAGTAAAAGTTGGTAACGGATTTGTTGAAGCATATGTAGATGGAGAACTAAAAGGTGCGAAAATTTACTTAGACTTCCCAAGTGTGGGCGCTACAGAAAATATTATGTCTGCTGCTACATTAGCAAAAGGGACAACAATCCTTGAAAACGCAGCGAAAGAGCCAGAAATCGTTGACTTAGCTAACTTCTTAAATGCAATGGGAGCGAAAGTACGCGGAGCTGGAACTGGAACGATTCGTATCGAGGGTGTTGATAAATTATATGGTGCAAACCATTCTATTATTCCTGATCGTATCGAAGCAGGAACATTCATGGTTGCAGCAGCAATTACAGGTGGAGACATCTTAATTGAAAATGCTGTGCCAGAACATTTACGCTCTATTACAGCGAAAATGGAAGAAATGGGTGTTCAAGTTATTGAGGAAAATGAAGGTGTACGTGTTATCGGCCCAAGTAAGTTAAAAGCCGTTGATATTAAAACTATGCCTCATCCAGGATTCCCAACAGATATGCAATCACAAATGATGGCATTATTATTACATGCTGACGGAACAAGCATGATTACAGAAACGGTATTCGAAAACCGCTTTATGCACGTTGAAGAATTCCGCCGTATGAATGCTGATATTAAAATTGAAGGTCGCTCTGTTATTATGAATGGCCCGAATAACCTGCAAGGCGCAGAAGTAGCAGCAACTGATTTACGTGCTGCAGCTGCTTTAATCTTAGCTGGTTTAGTATCAGAAGGTTACACGCGTGTAACAGAACTAAAGCATCTTGATCGTGGATATGTAAACTTCCATGAGAAATTAGCTGCATTAGGTGCAACGATTGAACGTATAAATGAAAAAGTAGAAGAAGTGAAAGAACAAGAAGTTTCTGATCTTCACGCTTAA
- a CDS encoding YwmB family TATA-box binding protein: protein MKLKRLQTILIVVISVVVFLVGYKEIKPVSDEQKMESMIAALEKNGAKVERWSWLARETRTISNIHTFQKLLNDVKEKANIQKWELEESQDGYKATAYKKFSSHEERVVVTWSKENTKENTFIIFEVSGAKWDPENIRKMDAIFSTKPIIYTCVEGVLDDKIEGVLQNKTNQVLKDLSARAIEEIEERAFVSVSAYNKKWNDALSTNREKINVQIAIRSTDNKDTIVVGTPIITSEY, encoded by the coding sequence ATGAAATTGAAAAGGTTACAAACAATTCTTATTGTTGTCATAAGCGTTGTCGTATTCTTGGTCGGGTATAAAGAGATAAAGCCCGTAAGTGATGAACAAAAAATGGAGAGCATGATTGCAGCTTTGGAGAAAAATGGAGCAAAAGTGGAGCGGTGGTCATGGTTAGCACGAGAAACAAGAACCATTTCTAATATACATACGTTTCAAAAGTTGTTAAACGATGTGAAGGAAAAAGCAAATATCCAAAAATGGGAGTTAGAAGAGTCTCAAGATGGATATAAAGCTACAGCATACAAAAAATTTTCTTCTCATGAAGAACGAGTAGTAGTAACTTGGAGTAAGGAAAATACTAAAGAAAACACTTTCATTATCTTTGAAGTGAGTGGGGCGAAATGGGACCCGGAAAACATTCGGAAAATGGATGCAATTTTTAGTACAAAACCTATAATTTACACTTGTGTTGAAGGTGTACTGGATGATAAGATTGAAGGTGTTTTGCAAAATAAAACCAATCAGGTTTTGAAGGATCTTTCAGCAAGAGCGATCGAAGAGATAGAAGAAAGAGCATTTGTGTCAGTCTCCGCATATAATAAAAAGTGGAATGACGCTCTTTCAACAAATAGAGAGAAAATTAATGTGCAAATAGCAATACGTTCTACAGACAACAAAGACACAATTGTGGTTGGCACACCGATCATAACTTCTGAGTATTAA
- a CDS encoding DUF1146 family protein: MAQLLGQQALIAIVSHLLFITITWWALQGIHIERLMKSGKVLQTRVLLILVTIAIGTSVSNFFLDYLGYSKSLTYLVK, translated from the coding sequence TTGGCACAACTTTTAGGGCAACAAGCACTGATTGCAATTGTTTCGCATTTATTGTTTATTACCATTACGTGGTGGGCCTTACAAGGTATTCACATTGAACGCCTAATGAAGTCTGGAAAAGTATTGCAAACACGGGTGTTACTCATTCTTGTTACGATTGCCATTGGTACATCTGTGAGCAACTTTTTTCTTGATTATTTAGGCTATTCGAAGAGTTTAACGTATTTAGTAAAGTAA
- a CDS encoding NADH-quinone oxidoreductase subunit M: protein MNGLLLSFFIFSPLLGILLLLLTPKKESRTVQALGLFGTVIPFGIAIVLASTYVSGKSLSIFAEKVNWIQFGNFQGGDKKLFTIYYELGIDGLSLVMMVLTALLGLFAAIAAFSIRKNIKGFYMLLLMLEIGMLGVFAAENLFLFFIFFEITLPPMFLLIGKWGKLSSEKSAYSYLIYNGIGSAILLIVFSILFAKVGTTNIAELKNILTGVDPAASNVVPSSLQLGLFVALMIAFAIKLPVFPLHRWMVNVHVEAHPAVVMLHAGVLLKIGAYGIIRFGKGLFPECFREFAMLLAILGVINLLYGAFLALIQTDFRKVLAYSSISHMGIVLMGLAALNAAGIQGALFQVVSHGLIAALLFFLLGMIEERFGTSNITDLGGLAKSVPVLSGFLLAGSMASLGLPGMSGFVSEFLAFLGLFQGQPIIAAVGVLGIILTAVYVLRATLQVTFGKREWEGKRDIYGWEYVPVVLLILCIVAIGVMPDLLGDPLQNTLRTLGVK from the coding sequence ATGAATGGATTACTACTATCGTTCTTCATTTTCTCCCCACTTTTAGGGATCCTCTTACTTTTGTTAACCCCGAAAAAAGAATCACGTACGGTGCAAGCACTCGGTTTATTTGGAACAGTAATTCCCTTTGGAATCGCTATTGTCCTCGCTAGTACATACGTATCTGGAAAGAGTTTATCCATATTTGCAGAAAAGGTGAACTGGATCCAATTTGGGAATTTTCAAGGGGGAGATAAAAAGTTGTTTACCATTTATTACGAGCTCGGAATCGATGGGCTTTCACTTGTGATGATGGTACTTACAGCTCTTTTAGGACTATTTGCAGCAATTGCAGCGTTTTCGATCCGGAAGAATATAAAAGGATTTTACATGCTATTGCTTATGCTTGAAATAGGGATGCTCGGTGTCTTTGCTGCCGAAAATTTATTTCTATTCTTTATCTTCTTTGAAATTACGTTACCACCAATGTTTTTACTTATTGGTAAGTGGGGGAAACTGTCGAGTGAGAAATCTGCATATAGTTATTTAATATATAACGGTATTGGTTCAGCAATTCTGCTCATCGTATTTTCCATCCTTTTTGCAAAAGTAGGTACGACGAATATTGCAGAGCTTAAAAATATTTTAACAGGAGTAGATCCAGCGGCCTCAAACGTTGTTCCAAGTAGTTTGCAACTCGGTTTGTTTGTAGCACTTATGATTGCCTTTGCAATTAAATTGCCAGTTTTCCCGCTTCATCGCTGGATGGTAAATGTACACGTAGAAGCTCATCCGGCGGTAGTTATGCTTCATGCGGGGGTATTATTGAAAATCGGTGCGTACGGTATTATACGCTTCGGAAAAGGGCTATTCCCGGAGTGTTTTCGGGAATTCGCGATGCTACTCGCTATTTTAGGTGTAATCAATTTACTGTACGGTGCTTTTCTTGCACTCATTCAAACGGATTTCAGAAAGGTACTTGCCTATTCTAGTATTTCACATATGGGAATTGTTTTAATGGGGCTTGCAGCACTGAATGCAGCAGGTATACAAGGAGCTTTGTTCCAAGTTGTTTCTCACGGTTTAATTGCAGCGTTATTATTCTTTTTGCTCGGTATGATTGAAGAGCGCTTTGGTACATCTAATATTACGGATCTTGGAGGGCTCGCGAAAAGCGTTCCAGTGCTTAGCGGTTTTTTATTGGCGGGAAGCATGGCATCTCTTGGTTTGCCTGGGATGTCAGGGTTTGTTAGCGAATTCCTTGCATTTCTCGGCTTATTCCAAGGCCAACCAATCATCGCGGCCGTCGGTGTGCTTGGCATCATTTTAACCGCTGTATATGTATTACGGGCAACACTTCAAGTGACATTTGGGAAGCGAGAATGGGAAGGAAAGCGGGATATATACGGGTGGGAATACGTTCCGGTTGTTTTACTCATTTTATGTATTGTTGCAATTGGAGTAATGCCAGATTTGCTTGGAGATCCGCTTCAAAATACATTGAGAACATTGGGGGTGAAGTAG
- the nuoL gene encoding NADH-quinone oxidoreductase subunit L codes for MINYAWLIPLFPLISFLLLIMFGKKFREASSVLGIFFTFLSFVGAVIVLIERFSSVAVKREWVWLTVSDIDISFGFEVNALGALMLFIVTLVSFLVHVYSKGYMKGDARLPIFYAYLELFTFAMLGLVISTNLLQLYIFWELVGLGSFLLIGFYFFKEEAKAAAKKAFIMTRIGDVGLFVGMILLFWQAGSFEYEAIFKAMHTGELSPSMITLTAILIFIGAMGKSGQFPLHTWLPDAMEGPTPVSALIHAATMVAAGVYLVATMFPLFSASPVAMQTVAIVGAFTAIFAASIGLVQTDIKRVLAYSTVSQLGYMMLALGSAGYVAGIFHLTTHAFFKALLFLAAGSVIHAVHTQNINKMGGLGKKMKVTGFLFLIGTFAISGVPLFSGFFSKDEILAAAWMHGNYILFVLAVIAAFLTAFYMFRLYFLVFTGEAKTEEDVHESPRIMTYPMIVLGVLAVVAGYINTPWFGTFLGDWLTKDVGFKTEAVHGPIWIMVVATIVSFGGILLAYLIYGKRSISRDWAGGEETTLHSLLKRKYYVDEIYNVTVLPLTKGIAHVLRLFEVYVVEGVAKLAASCVKGMSSIGSKFQNGNVQVYGTVTAVSLAALVVILLYTGGYWQ; via the coding sequence ATGATTAATTATGCATGGCTCATACCGCTTTTCCCGCTTATCTCATTTTTATTACTTATTATGTTCGGGAAGAAATTCAGAGAAGCAAGTAGTGTACTTGGCATCTTTTTCACATTTCTTTCCTTTGTGGGTGCGGTGATTGTATTAATAGAACGATTTTCGTCGGTAGCAGTGAAGCGTGAGTGGGTATGGCTAACGGTTAGTGATATAGATATATCATTTGGCTTTGAAGTTAATGCGCTAGGAGCTTTAATGCTCTTTATTGTGACACTTGTGAGCTTTCTTGTACATGTGTATTCGAAGGGATATATGAAGGGTGATGCAAGGTTACCGATCTTTTATGCATATTTAGAGCTCTTTACATTTGCGATGCTTGGGCTTGTTATCTCAACGAATTTATTACAGCTTTATATATTTTGGGAGCTAGTCGGTCTCGGCTCGTTTTTGCTGATTGGTTTTTACTTTTTTAAAGAGGAAGCGAAGGCGGCGGCAAAAAAAGCTTTTATTATGACACGTATCGGAGATGTCGGTTTATTTGTTGGGATGATTTTACTTTTTTGGCAGGCTGGCAGTTTTGAGTACGAGGCGATTTTTAAAGCGATGCATACGGGAGAACTGTCGCCTTCCATGATTACACTTACGGCAATTTTAATCTTTATCGGTGCGATGGGAAAGTCGGGGCAGTTTCCACTGCATACGTGGTTACCAGATGCGATGGAAGGGCCCACTCCTGTATCGGCACTCATCCATGCGGCCACGATGGTTGCAGCCGGTGTTTATTTAGTAGCGACAATGTTCCCATTATTTTCAGCGAGTCCTGTAGCGATGCAAACAGTGGCGATTGTCGGCGCTTTTACGGCAATCTTTGCTGCATCTATCGGCCTTGTACAAACGGATATAAAGAGGGTACTTGCTTATTCAACGGTTAGCCAACTCGGGTATATGATGCTTGCACTTGGCTCTGCAGGCTACGTGGCAGGTATCTTTCACTTAACGACACATGCGTTCTTTAAGGCACTACTTTTCTTGGCGGCAGGAAGCGTAATTCATGCAGTGCATACGCAAAACATAAATAAAATGGGCGGCCTCGGGAAGAAGATGAAAGTGACAGGTTTTCTTTTCTTAATTGGTACGTTTGCTATTAGTGGTGTTCCGCTGTTCTCAGGTTTTTTTAGTAAGGATGAAATTTTGGCAGCGGCGTGGATGCATGGAAATTATATTTTATTCGTTTTAGCGGTAATTGCTGCATTTTTAACAGCGTTCTACATGTTTCGGTTATATTTCCTTGTTTTTACAGGAGAAGCGAAGACAGAGGAGGACGTGCACGAGTCTCCTCGTATTATGACTTACCCGATGATTGTCCTCGGTGTTCTTGCAGTAGTGGCTGGTTATATAAATACCCCGTGGTTTGGGACATTTCTTGGGGATTGGCTCACAAAGGATGTAGGGTTCAAAACAGAAGCGGTACATGGACCGATTTGGATTATGGTCGTTGCAACGATCGTTTCATTTGGGGGTATTCTTCTTGCATATCTTATATATGGAAAAAGGTCTATCTCTAGAGATTGGGCTGGTGGAGAAGAAACAACTCTGCATAGTCTTTTGAAGCGAAAATATTACGTAGACGAAATATACAATGTAACTGTGCTTCCTCTTACGAAAGGGATCGCTCATGTGCTTCGCTTATTTGAAGTATACGTTGTAGAAGGGGTTGCTAAATTAGCTGCAAGCTGTGTTAAAGGGATGAGTAGTATAGGTTCGAAATTTCAAAATGGGAATGTACAAGTATATGGAACTGTGACGGCAGTTTCTTTAGCTGCATTAGTTGTCATTCTGTTATATACAGGGGGGTATTGGCAATGA
- the nuoK gene encoding NADH-quinone oxidoreductase subunit NuoK, translated as MSSIPASAYLTLAIILFCIGLFGALTKRNTIIVLICIELMLNAANLNLVAFSKLGFFPNLTGQIFSLFTMSVAAAEAAVGLAILIAFYRNRTTVNVDEMDTLKG; from the coding sequence ATGAGTAGTATTCCAGCTTCCGCATATTTAACACTTGCTATCATTTTGTTTTGCATCGGATTATTTGGGGCTTTAACAAAGCGGAATACAATTATTGTTTTAATTTGTATTGAACTTATGTTGAATGCGGCCAATTTAAATTTAGTAGCGTTTAGTAAATTAGGATTTTTTCCGAATTTAACAGGGCAAATTTTTTCGCTGTTTACGATGTCCGTTGCGGCAGCGGAAGCGGCGGTTGGACTTGCAATTTTGATTGCCTTCTACCGCAATCGTACTACTGTTAATGTGGATGAAATGGATACGCTGAAAGGTTAG
- a CDS encoding NADH-quinone oxidoreductase subunit J: MNGEFVAFFVLSLSAIIGSILMLNLTKVMHMMLALVLTFLSIAGLYFLLSAEFIGVAQILLYSGAITIIMIFGIMLTKHDAESESRLSLRKWIVFFAVTAVGAVLYFAVNNIDFSNQSTQGSLPLHEQNTLQIGTLLYSKYIIPFELTSVILLVALVGAIVLAKKDEKEGDSHE, from the coding sequence ATGAATGGCGAGTTTGTAGCGTTCTTTGTATTATCCTTATCGGCGATTATCGGTAGTATTCTCATGCTGAACTTGACGAAAGTGATGCATATGATGCTAGCTCTTGTACTTACGTTTCTTAGTATTGCTGGCTTGTACTTCCTCTTATCAGCTGAATTTATTGGTGTCGCGCAAATTTTGCTTTACTCAGGTGCGATTACGATTATTATGATTTTTGGAATTATGTTAACGAAGCATGATGCTGAATCAGAATCTCGCCTTAGTCTTCGGAAATGGATCGTCTTCTTCGCGGTTACAGCTGTTGGCGCGGTACTATACTTCGCGGTTAATAATATCGACTTTTCAAACCAAAGCACACAAGGAAGTTTACCACTCCATGAACAAAACACACTCCAAATCGGTACACTCTTGTATTCGAAATATATTATTCCATTTGAATTAACATCTGTCATTTTACTCGTTGCACTTGTCGGAGCGATTGTGCTTGCGAAGAAGGATGAGAAAGAAGGGGATTCCCATGAGTAG
- the nuoI gene encoding NADH-quinone oxidoreductase subunit NuoI: MKGLFKGLKYTLSNLSKKKVTYDYPNQPLPLPDRFRGIQKFYPEKCIVCNQCSNICPTDCIQLTGKKHPDPTKKGKIIDTYDINFEICILCDLCTEVCPTEAIVMTNNFELAEYTRDDLFKNLQWLDENDENVRKENKA; this comes from the coding sequence ATGAAAGGGCTATTTAAAGGATTAAAATATACGCTTAGTAATTTGAGTAAGAAAAAGGTGACATATGATTATCCGAATCAACCGTTGCCACTGCCGGATCGCTTTCGAGGAATTCAAAAATTTTATCCGGAAAAGTGCATCGTTTGTAATCAGTGCTCTAATATTTGTCCGACAGATTGTATCCAGTTAACGGGAAAGAAGCATCCAGATCCTACGAAGAAAGGAAAGATTATCGACACGTACGATATTAATTTTGAAATTTGTATTCTTTGCGATTTGTGTACGGAAGTTTGTCCGACAGAGGCAATTGTTATGACGAATAACTTTGAATTGGCAGAGTATACACGTGATGATTTATTCAAAAATTTGCAGTGGCTAGATGAAAACGACGAGAACGTCAGAAAGGAGAATAAAGCATGA